A part of Solea solea chromosome 8, fSolSol10.1, whole genome shotgun sequence genomic DNA contains:
- the paxx gene encoding protein PAXX, translating into MDVTQTSYCTVTDLKSHSKFLCYTHRKGGTFSICLTDAADVWSTEFTDDTLNQFRQKFALRSTEDYILKLRSACGSGDVSVVVQDCKAELRVRSGDQSVDLTRLERPQAAEEVRELLFRMADDLTQLNTTLKTSTNSPVKNHQRRPTEFEPRQQQSSAPSVTVKKRPPGASLINPGTKKKVQATGVAFDDAEED; encoded by the exons ATGGACGTGACCCAAACATCGTACTGCACTGTCACAGATTTGAAGAGTCACTCCAAGTTTCTTTGTTATACACATAGAAAAGGGGGAACATTCTCAATATG TCTGACAGATGCAGCTGATGTTTGGAGCACAGAGTTCACAGACGACACCCTGAATCAGTTC agACAGAAGTTTGCCCTTAGATCTACAGAGGATTATATTCTAAAGCTCAG ATCAGCCTGTGGGAGTGGGGATGTCTCTGTTGTGGTCCAGGATTGCAAGGCGGAGCTCCGGGTGAGGTCAGGTGACCAGAGTGTGGATCTGACCAGGCTGGAGCGTCCGCAGGCTGCAGAGGAAGTGAGGGAGCTGCTGTTCAGGATGGCAGACGACCTCACTCAGCtgaacacgacac TTAAAACCTCGACCAACAGTCCAGTGAAAAATCACCAGAGGCGTCCCACAG AGTTTGAGCCCCGGCAGCAGCAAAGCTCGGCTCCTTCAGTGACTGTGAAGAAACGACCTCCAGGAGCTTCACTCATCAACCCCGGAactaaaaa GAAGGTGCAGGCGACAGGTGTGGCCTTTGATGATGCAGAGGAAGACTGA